A DNA window from Bacillales bacterium contains the following coding sequences:
- a CDS encoding DNA starvation/stationary phase protection protein, translating to MQENQRLINFLNQQVSNFAVLYVKLHRYHWFVQGFHFFELHKKFEEMYEEAAEWYDELAERILAIGGKPLATMTKYLDEKTLAEAEADNEIVEMLSVLHSDFRQMAGEMREGRAICEQFGDEPTADLLVQIEKTLDKHAWMVRSAAAKALT from the coding sequence ATGCAGGAAAATCAACGATTGATCAACTTTCTTAATCAGCAAGTTTCCAATTTTGCCGTATTGTACGTAAAGCTTCATCGTTATCATTGGTTTGTCCAAGGCTTTCATTTCTTTGAACTGCACAAGAAGTTTGAGGAAATGTATGAAGAGGCGGCCGAATGGTACGATGAATTAGCCGAACGCATATTGGCCATTGGCGGGAAACCGTTGGCGACGATGACGAAATATTTAGACGAAAAAACGTTGGCGGAGGCGGAAGCGGATAATGAAATCGTCGAAATGCTGTCCGTCTTGCATTCCGATTTTCGCCAAATGGCCGGCGAAATGAGAGAAGGACGCGCCATTTGCGAACAATTCGGCGATGAACCAACAGCTGATTTGCTCGTACAAATCGAAAAAACGTTGGATAAACATGCGTGGATGGTTCGTTCGGCTGCCGCTAAAGCCTTGACGTGA
- a CDS encoding NAD(P)H-dependent oxidoreductase encodes MRHLVLYAHPTRESFNGAILQTYINALKERGHEIDIRDVYRLDFDPKLTWEAYRGQLAGNYDRFVKEEWRFWARADAVTLIFPLWWGGLPALAKGYLDRVLAYGLAYQLDGEEPIPLLGGKQSALIYTSGTPKELFDETGMSASIRQTLEEAVFQFCGMETAGVLHFGNAVLATSEEHNHMLQEVKAFAARFF; translated from the coding sequence GTGCGGCATCTCGTTCTTTATGCTCATCCGACTCGGGAAAGCTTCAACGGCGCCATTTTACAAACTTATATCAATGCTTTGAAGGAACGAGGTCACGAAATCGATATTCGCGATGTATACCGTCTTGATTTCGACCCGAAATTGACATGGGAAGCCTATCGCGGGCAGCTCGCTGGAAATTACGACCGCTTTGTCAAGGAAGAATGGCGGTTCTGGGCGCGTGCGGACGCGGTTACGCTCATTTTTCCGTTATGGTGGGGCGGGCTTCCCGCTTTAGCCAAAGGTTACCTCGACCGAGTGCTTGCTTACGGGCTTGCTTATCAATTGGACGGGGAAGAACCGATCCCGTTGCTAGGTGGGAAGCAATCGGCGCTAATTTACACGAGCGGCACGCCGAAAGAACTTTTCGATGAAACCGGTATGTCCGCTAGCATCCGGCAAACGTTGGAGGAAGCAGTTTTTCAATTTTGCGGCATGGAAACAGCCGGGGTGCTGCATTTTGGAAATGCGGTGCTTGCGACAAGCGAAGAACATAATCACATGTTGCAAGAAGTGAAGGCGTTCGCCGCGCGATTTTTTTGA
- a CDS encoding sulfurtransferase: MSDLLISAKTLADHLDDENTVIVDCRFQLNDPEAGRNAYEQDHIPGAVYFDLDKDMSGPVREHGGRHPLPNPKEFVKKLEMAGIDANVRVVAYDDENGAFAARFWWMLNYFGHENGFVLDVGYSTWKKEGYPTSSEIPYPKPAVFKANVRREMAVGIEEVKQRQQEDEVVLIDSRAPARYRGEHEPIDRKAGHIPGAVNRFWKENIGPDGKWKPIAQLRERFTDDDAKEYIVYCGSGVTAAANALALQAVGKKVRLYVGSWSDWSSYDENPVETGE, encoded by the coding sequence ATGAGTGATTTGTTGATCAGCGCGAAAACATTGGCCGATCATTTAGACGACGAAAACACGGTGATCGTCGATTGCCGGTTTCAGTTGAACGATCCGGAAGCCGGGCGAAACGCTTACGAACAAGATCATATTCCGGGGGCGGTCTATTTCGATCTTGACAAAGATATGTCAGGACCGGTGAGGGAGCATGGAGGGCGTCATCCGTTGCCGAATCCTAAAGAATTTGTTAAAAAACTCGAAATGGCCGGGATTGATGCAAATGTTCGTGTGGTTGCCTATGATGACGAAAACGGTGCATTCGCGGCGCGATTTTGGTGGATGTTGAATTATTTCGGGCATGAAAACGGTTTTGTGCTTGATGTCGGATATTCCACATGGAAAAAAGAAGGTTATCCGACGAGCAGCGAAATCCCGTACCCGAAACCGGCCGTTTTCAAAGCCAACGTTCGCCGGGAGATGGCAGTCGGGATTGAGGAAGTGAAACAACGCCAACAAGAAGACGAGGTCGTTTTGATCGATTCAAGAGCTCCCGCTCGCTACCGAGGAGAGCATGAGCCGATCGACCGCAAAGCGGGGCACATTCCAGGGGCCGTCAATCGGTTTTGGAAGGAAAACATCGGTCCTGATGGAAAATGGAAACCGATTGCTCAACTTCGAGAACGTTTTACTGACGACGATGCCAAAGAATATATTGTTTATTGCGGATCGGGCGTGACGGCGGCAGCGAACGCACTCGCTTTACAAGCAGTCGGCAAGAAAGTGCGGCTCTATGTCGGGAGTTGGAGCGATTGGAGCTCGTACGACGAAAATCCGGTGGAAACCGGGGAATAG
- a CDS encoding SDR family oxidoreductase — protein MKVLVIGANGNVGRKVVPILHECGHEAKAMIRDETQKENLDPRAEVVVADLEKDFGHALEGCDAVIFTAGSGAHTGPDKTELVDRRGAMKAIDEAKKHGVHKFLMVSSMNADTPENGPEHMRHYYKAKGDADDYLRASGLDYTIVRPGRLSHAPGTGKIEAAVKIADRSRKRDIPREDVARVMVHALKHDPLGERVFEILSGDTPVDKALEAL, from the coding sequence ATGAAAGTGTTGGTGATCGGTGCGAATGGAAACGTCGGACGAAAGGTTGTGCCGATTTTGCATGAATGCGGCCACGAGGCGAAGGCGATGATTCGTGATGAAACCCAGAAGGAAAATCTCGATCCGCGGGCGGAGGTCGTAGTCGCCGATTTGGAAAAAGATTTTGGCCATGCGCTGGAAGGATGCGATGCGGTAATTTTCACTGCCGGATCGGGCGCCCATACGGGTCCGGATAAGACGGAGCTTGTCGACCGCCGCGGGGCGATGAAGGCCATCGACGAGGCGAAGAAGCATGGCGTGCACAAGTTCTTGATGGTAAGTTCGATGAATGCCGATACACCGGAGAACGGTCCGGAACATATGAGGCATTATTATAAGGCGAAAGGCGACGCGGACGATTATTTGCGTGCGAGCGGGCTCGATTACACAATTGTCCGGCCCGGGAGGCTGTCGCATGCGCCGGGGACCGGTAAGATCGAGGCAGCGGTCAAAATCGCGGACCGTTCGCGGAAGCGTGACATTCCGCGGGAAGACGTCGCTCGTGTGATGGTCCATGCGCTCAAACACGATCCTCTCGGTGAGCGCGTGTTTGAAATCTTGAGCGGCGACACGCCGGTCGATAAGGCGTTGGAGGCGTTATAA
- a CDS encoding metal-dependent hydrolase, giving the protein MKATYYGHSVVLVETAGKKIWIDPFITGNGQCTIDANDVEADAIILTHGHNDHVGDTVEIAKRNDALVIGIFEMATYLGWKGLNTHPMSIGGAYEFDFGKVKYTQAFHGSGYEEEGENLVYLGMPGGVLFSAEGKTIYHAGDTGLFSDMKLIGERNEIDVAFLPIGDNFTMGPEDAQLAAEWLNAKTVVPIHYNTFPVIEQDPHAFVAGLKGEGKVLQSGDSIEL; this is encoded by the coding sequence ATGAAAGCCACTTATTACGGACATTCGGTTGTGTTGGTCGAAACGGCGGGCAAGAAAATTTGGATCGATCCGTTTATTACCGGAAACGGCCAATGTACGATTGACGCAAACGACGTTGAAGCTGATGCGATCATTTTGACGCACGGCCATAACGACCATGTCGGCGATACGGTAGAAATCGCGAAGAGGAATGATGCGTTGGTCATCGGGATATTTGAAATGGCAACATATCTCGGTTGGAAAGGCTTGAATACGCATCCGATGTCCATCGGCGGAGCGTACGAATTTGATTTTGGAAAGGTGAAATATACCCAAGCGTTTCACGGTTCCGGCTATGAAGAAGAGGGTGAAAACCTCGTTTATCTCGGCATGCCCGGCGGTGTTCTATTCAGTGCTGAAGGAAAGACGATTTATCATGCCGGCGATACCGGTCTGTTTTCAGATATGAAGCTGATCGGCGAAAGAAACGAGATCGACGTCGCATTTCTTCCGATCGGCGACAATTTCACGATGGGACCGGAAGACGCACAGCTGGCCGCCGAATGGCTCAATGCGAAAACCGTCGTGCCGATTCACTACAATACATTCCCAGTGATCGAACAAGACCCGCATGCTTTTGTTGCCGGTTTGAAAGGCGAAGGCAAAGTGTTGCAATCCGGCGATTCGATCGAGTTGTAA
- a CDS encoding DRTGG domain-containing protein translates to MATKHEQILKHIEDLEVGRKISVRGIAKQLDVSEGTAYRAIKDAENLGFVSTIERVGTIRIETKRKENFEKLTYAEVVNIVDGIVLGGREGLHKSLNKFVIGAMKLEAMMRYVDAGNLVIVGNRDQAQFNALKAGAAVLITGGFMAGEDAVALADELKLPIISTSYDTFTVAAMINRAIYDQLIKKEIVLVQDILIPVEQAFYLKTSDTIDRWRELNKQTGHSRYPVVDGKMRVQGMVTAKDIVDHPGDASVVKAMTKNPLTVSGATSLAMAAHMMIWEGIELLPVVNPYHKLQGLISRQDVLKALQVIQRQPQVGETIDELITGQMVQASAAPDLKFRCEVTPQMTNYLGSISYGAITTLVGEAGSLALRQFKKGNLVIENITLYFLKPVQIESVIEICPRVMEISRRHGKLDIEVFHDGAVVGKAMMTAQLIDRH, encoded by the coding sequence GTGGCGACGAAACATGAGCAAATTTTAAAACATATCGAAGACTTGGAAGTCGGTCGGAAAATTTCGGTGCGCGGCATCGCAAAGCAACTTGATGTGAGCGAAGGTACGGCGTATCGGGCGATTAAGGATGCCGAAAATCTCGGATTCGTGAGCACGATCGAACGCGTTGGAACGATTCGGATTGAGACGAAGCGGAAAGAGAACTTTGAAAAATTAACCTATGCCGAAGTCGTTAACATTGTCGACGGAATTGTTCTCGGCGGCCGCGAAGGACTGCATAAATCGCTCAATAAGTTTGTTATCGGCGCAATGAAGCTGGAAGCGATGATGCGCTATGTCGACGCCGGAAACCTTGTAATTGTCGGCAACCGCGATCAGGCGCAGTTCAACGCCTTGAAAGCCGGTGCCGCCGTTTTGATTACGGGCGGCTTTATGGCAGGGGAAGATGCAGTCGCCCTCGCTGACGAACTGAAACTTCCGATCATTTCGACAAGCTACGATACGTTTACGGTCGCCGCGATGATCAATCGCGCTATCTATGATCAATTGATCAAGAAGGAAATCGTTCTCGTGCAAGATATTTTGATTCCCGTTGAGCAGGCGTTTTATTTGAAAACGTCCGATACGATCGACAGATGGCGGGAATTGAATAAACAGACGGGACACAGCCGATATCCGGTCGTTGACGGCAAGATGCGCGTTCAAGGAATGGTAACCGCAAAAGATATCGTCGACCACCCGGGAGATGCTTCCGTTGTGAAAGCGATGACGAAAAATCCGTTGACGGTGAGCGGAGCGACGTCGCTCGCGATGGCGGCGCACATGATGATCTGGGAGGGCATTGAACTGTTGCCGGTGGTCAACCCGTATCATAAACTGCAAGGGCTGATTTCGCGTCAAGACGTCTTGAAAGCGTTGCAAGTCATTCAACGGCAGCCCCAAGTCGGGGAAACGATCGATGAACTCATCACCGGGCAAATGGTTCAAGCCTCAGCGGCTCCGGATTTGAAATTCCGCTGTGAAGTGACGCCGCAAATGACGAATTACCTTGGATCGATTTCGTACGGGGCGATCACGACGCTTGTCGGGGAAGCGGGCAGTCTCGCGCTTAGGCAATTCAAAAAAGGGAACCTCGTTATTGAAAACATCACGCTGTATTTTCTAAAACCGGTGCAAATCGAAAGCGTGATCGAAATTTGCCCGCGAGTGATGGAGATCAGCCGCAGGCACGGGAAGCTCGACATTGAAGTGTTTCATGACGGAGCGGTCGTCGGAAAAGCGATGATGACCGCACAGCTTATTGATCGCCATTGA
- a CDS encoding YtpI family protein yields MPILVMFIIVSFAFYLFYKLKAWKLRNRQHESRWVGTKAAVALGLVLVFFGLNALYVRQSAVTIVISVILIAVGSFYIYQNIRLYRHLLPYAVEEARQNELNGDQ; encoded by the coding sequence ATGCCGATTCTAGTTATGTTCATCATTGTCTCGTTCGCATTTTATTTGTTTTACAAACTGAAAGCTTGGAAGCTGCGCAACCGCCAGCACGAAAGCCGGTGGGTCGGTACGAAAGCAGCCGTGGCCCTTGGGCTTGTCCTCGTTTTCTTCGGCCTTAACGCCCTGTATGTAAGGCAATCCGCAGTCACAATCGTCATATCCGTCATTTTAATTGCCGTCGGAAGCTTTTACATTTACCAAAATATTCGTTTATACCGGCACTTGTTGCCGTATGCGGTGGAAGAAGCCAGGCAAAACGAGCTCAATGGCGATCAATAA
- a CDS encoding bifunctional oligoribonuclease/PAP phosphatase NrnA, whose translation MKQAIIDKIEQYDTIIIHRHVRPDPDALGSQGALAEIIKASYPGKNVFCVGEEEASLQFLNRMDEVPDDQFHGALAIVCDTANAPRISDERYEQADFIIKIDHHPNEDRYGDLLWVDTEASSVCEMIYELYHECKASLVLPDRAAMLLYAGIVGDTGRFLFDSTTDRTFAIAAALRKRSFSINRLYTRLYEVKLNVVRLRGYVTSSFQLSENGAGTVKIRRTVLEQYDATPSDASLLVNAFSDVAGIKAWVFFIEEPDQIRVRLRSKGPVVNEIAKKYGGGGHPMAAGATIHRWEEADQVVAELEAACAAYE comes from the coding sequence ATGAAACAAGCCATTATTGACAAAATCGAGCAATACGATACGATCATCATCCATCGGCACGTGCGTCCCGATCCGGACGCGCTCGGATCGCAAGGGGCGCTCGCGGAGATCATTAAAGCGAGCTATCCCGGTAAAAACGTATTTTGCGTTGGGGAAGAGGAAGCATCGCTCCAGTTTTTGAATCGAATGGACGAAGTGCCCGACGATCAATTTCATGGGGCGCTTGCCATTGTGTGCGATACGGCAAATGCTCCTCGTATCAGCGATGAGCGCTATGAGCAAGCCGATTTTATCATCAAAATCGACCACCATCCGAATGAAGATCGTTACGGCGACTTGTTATGGGTGGATACGGAGGCAAGTTCGGTCTGTGAAATGATTTACGAATTGTACCACGAATGCAAAGCTTCACTCGTTCTTCCCGATCGGGCAGCGATGCTGCTTTATGCAGGAATTGTCGGCGACACCGGCCGATTTCTGTTCGACAGTACGACCGACCGAACGTTTGCGATTGCCGCAGCGTTAAGGAAACGATCATTTTCCATCAATCGATTGTATACGCGTCTCTACGAAGTGAAATTGAACGTCGTGCGCCTTCGCGGGTATGTCACGTCGTCGTTTCAATTAAGTGAAAACGGTGCCGGAACGGTGAAAATCCGTCGTACTGTTCTCGAACAATACGATGCGACGCCGAGCGACGCCTCGCTGCTCGTCAATGCGTTTTCTGATGTTGCGGGCATAAAAGCGTGGGTGTTTTTCATCGAGGAACCGGATCAAATTCGCGTCCGATTGCGTTCTAAAGGACCGGTCGTGAACGAAATTGCAAAAAAATACGGAGGCGGGGGTCACCCGATGGCGGCCGGAGCGACGATCCATCGCTGGGAGGAAGCGGATCAAGTTGTTGCGGAACTTGAGGCGGCTTGCGCCGCATACGAATAG
- the ytrI gene encoding sporulation membrane protein YtrI, which produces MRIPQHFKTRDWQRFSAGLILGIIVGWMFFIVISGIAQERQLTMIYEQKQDIKQLKSQLKTWQEESNEKNEQLEQKLTVQSIKVTFVENRNNEISKSELFEIRSAVSEQLSSLIHQNIESVAENQRMIKQVIENKTYEVEKNRFRVKVATLVIYSTVKVVLNVEKV; this is translated from the coding sequence ATGCGCATCCCCCAACATTTCAAAACGCGGGATTGGCAACGTTTCTCGGCAGGTCTCATTCTCGGTATCATTGTCGGCTGGATGTTTTTCATCGTCATTTCCGGCATCGCCCAAGAACGACAATTAACGATGATCTACGAACAAAAACAAGACATCAAACAATTGAAATCGCAATTGAAAACGTGGCAAGAAGAATCCAATGAAAAAAATGAGCAGCTCGAGCAAAAATTAACGGTTCAATCAATAAAAGTAACGTTCGTGGAAAATCGAAACAACGAAATCAGTAAGTCCGAGCTGTTTGAAATCCGCAGCGCAGTCAGCGAACAACTATCAAGCCTCATTCACCAAAACATCGAATCCGTCGCCGAAAATCAACGGATGATCAAGCAAGTGATCGAAAACAAAACCTATGAAGTGGAAAAAAACCGTTTTCGCGTGAAAGTGGCCACGCTCGTCATTTACTCGACGGTAAAAGTCGTATTGAATGTGGAAAAAGTGTGA
- a CDS encoding YtrH family sporulation protein produces MEPVPFREFLQSVVFDFFVAFGVIVGGAIIGGIGAFLVSKPPLSAMWTLAGNLKIWAVVAAIGGTFDTITNLEKGFIYGSPDEIVKQMIVIISAMTGAHTGTILIYWLTQQEYIG; encoded by the coding sequence ATGGAGCCGGTACCTTTTCGAGAGTTTTTGCAAAGCGTCGTTTTCGATTTCTTCGTCGCGTTCGGCGTCATTGTCGGCGGCGCGATCATTGGCGGCATTGGCGCGTTTCTCGTAAGCAAACCTCCGCTGAGCGCGATGTGGACGCTTGCGGGCAACTTGAAAATTTGGGCTGTCGTTGCGGCAATCGGCGGTACATTCGACACGATTACAAATCTTGAAAAAGGATTTATTTACGGTTCCCCCGACGAAATTGTAAAACAAATGATTGTCATCATCTCGGCGATGACCGGCGCCCATACCGGCACGATTTTGATTTACTGGTTGACACAACAGGAGTATATCGGGTAA
- a CDS encoding DNA polymerase III subunit alpha, with product MGFVHLHVHSEYSLLRGACRIDSLAKRAADLRFSALAITDHSVMYGVVPFYKACRKYGIKPIIGMEINVALEEASDGVKGRNQPAATLVLLAKTNAGYRHLIQLSTEAQSGRQPVVSKQSLAAHAEDLIALSSGINGEIERCLLRGDRAKATEAAEFYKRVFAGNFYIEIQDHSTRSQKQLNLEIVQLAKALDVSLAATNDVHYLEASDAIAHDCLLCIKNGVRLDDDDREKLPTDQYYLKSPEEMEALFSAFPEALRNTERIADACDVTFEFGRAILPSFPVPEGLGASEYLRKICEEGLRSRYGMDPDGPLWRRLEYELSVIEKMHYCDYFLIVWDFMKHAHENRILTGPGRGSAAGSLVSYVLNITDVDPIAHDLIFERFLNPERVSMPDIDIDFPDTKRDQMIRYVADKYGAEHVAQIITFGTLAARAAVRDVGRVIGAPQKLVDSLAKKIPSRPGITLAQAKRESMPLMQLLKESEEALQIFQIAGTIEGLPRHASTHAAGIVISKQPLTDVVPLQDSQDGLALTQFPMNILEEIGLLKMDFLGLRNLTLIENILNAVEAETGIRPDFKKVPNDDEQTFRLLAQGDTSGIFQLESDGMRKVLQRLKPTTFEDIVAVNALYRPGPMENIPTYIAGKHGELDVQYIHDDLKPILEKTYGVIVYQEQIMQIASNLAGFSLGEADLLRRAISKKKKNILDEEREHFVSGCVNNGYPAETAETVYDLIMRFADYGFPRSHAVAYSVIAFRLAYLKAHYPKAFMAALLSGVIGDHDKTAAYIRELKAKQIPVLPPSVNRSEQAFTSEQEGIRFGLLAVKNVGMHAIDELTKKRRSGIYRDLFDLCARVSLKKVNKRTLESLVFAGAMDEFGVDRATLITSLDRAVRYGEEVDEKAGKPQMDWFGAGEGRPNYEEVPPLNMNDKLKFEKEALGFYLSAHPLERYAEALRGIPHLKIAQIAKRSPKQLVRTAGMIVKTRQIRTKKGDPMAFLTLSDETAEIEVVVFPKLYARCAGIVDEDRFLLVEGTCQDDRQSRSLIAERIVPLEQLPAQGGDESESKRVGSLFLKIDGRHRETAFLNRIKKVLQRFRGEVPVIVYYADEKKTIKLPETFNVDASEACLKGLKEELGTNHVVFKK from the coding sequence TTGGGTTTCGTTCACCTTCACGTTCACAGTGAGTATAGTTTGCTTCGAGGGGCTTGCCGCATAGACTCCCTTGCGAAAAGAGCGGCCGACCTGCGTTTTTCCGCGCTCGCAATCACCGATCATTCGGTTATGTACGGCGTCGTTCCGTTTTATAAAGCTTGTCGAAAATACGGGATCAAACCGATTATCGGTATGGAGATCAACGTTGCTCTCGAGGAAGCATCCGACGGCGTCAAGGGACGAAATCAACCGGCAGCAACACTCGTATTGCTGGCGAAAACAAACGCGGGGTACCGCCATTTAATCCAATTAAGCACGGAAGCGCAAAGCGGGCGCCAACCGGTCGTTTCAAAACAATCGTTAGCTGCGCATGCGGAAGATTTAATTGCTCTCTCTTCCGGGATCAACGGCGAAATCGAGCGCTGTTTACTGCGCGGCGACCGTGCAAAAGCAACGGAAGCGGCTGAATTTTACAAACGTGTATTTGCAGGAAATTTTTACATCGAAATTCAAGACCACAGCACGCGTTCGCAAAAACAACTGAACTTGGAAATCGTGCAATTGGCAAAAGCTTTAGACGTATCGCTTGCGGCGACAAATGACGTGCATTACTTGGAAGCGTCCGATGCCATCGCGCATGATTGCTTGCTCTGCATCAAAAACGGCGTGCGGCTCGACGACGATGATCGCGAGAAATTGCCGACTGACCAGTATTATTTAAAATCGCCCGAAGAAATGGAGGCTCTGTTTTCCGCGTTTCCTGAAGCGTTGCGAAATACGGAACGAATTGCGGATGCATGTGATGTAACGTTTGAGTTTGGGCGTGCGATTTTGCCGTCCTTCCCCGTACCCGAAGGTCTCGGTGCGTCCGAGTATTTGCGTAAGATATGCGAGGAGGGGCTTCGGAGCCGCTATGGCATGGATCCTGACGGTCCCCTTTGGCGAAGGCTCGAATATGAGCTCAGTGTCATCGAGAAAATGCACTACTGCGATTATTTTTTAATTGTTTGGGACTTTATGAAGCACGCACACGAAAACCGCATTCTCACGGGGCCGGGACGCGGTTCCGCTGCGGGTTCTCTCGTCTCTTACGTATTGAACATTACCGATGTCGATCCGATTGCCCATGATCTCATTTTCGAACGGTTTTTAAATCCGGAAAGAGTCAGCATGCCGGACATTGATATTGATTTTCCCGATACGAAGCGCGATCAAATGATTCGTTACGTGGCTGACAAATACGGTGCTGAGCACGTGGCGCAAATTATTACGTTTGGAACGCTTGCAGCGCGGGCTGCCGTGCGTGATGTTGGAAGGGTGATCGGCGCCCCGCAAAAACTCGTCGATTCCCTCGCAAAGAAAATACCTTCTCGTCCGGGCATAACACTCGCACAAGCAAAACGGGAATCCATGCCGTTGATGCAATTGCTTAAGGAATCGGAAGAAGCCTTGCAAATCTTCCAAATCGCGGGAACGATCGAAGGGCTTCCGCGCCATGCGTCGACCCACGCAGCGGGGATTGTTATCAGCAAGCAGCCTTTGACCGATGTCGTGCCGCTTCAGGATTCGCAAGACGGCCTTGCCCTTACGCAATTTCCAATGAACATTCTCGAAGAAATCGGCCTATTGAAGATGGATTTTCTCGGCTTGCGCAATTTGACGCTTATTGAAAACATCTTGAATGCGGTTGAGGCGGAAACCGGCATACGTCCGGATTTTAAAAAAGTTCCCAACGACGATGAACAAACGTTTCGGTTGTTGGCGCAAGGGGATACATCTGGAATATTTCAACTTGAGTCGGACGGCATGCGAAAAGTATTGCAAAGATTGAAACCAACGACGTTTGAAGACATCGTTGCCGTGAACGCGCTCTATCGGCCGGGACCGATGGAAAACATTCCGACATACATTGCCGGCAAACACGGGGAATTGGATGTTCAGTATATTCATGACGATTTGAAACCCATCTTGGAAAAAACGTACGGGGTCATCGTATATCAAGAGCAAATCATGCAGATCGCTTCGAATCTCGCCGGTTTTTCGCTCGGAGAAGCCGATTTGCTGCGGCGGGCCATTTCGAAAAAGAAGAAGAACATCCTGGATGAGGAGCGCGAGCATTTTGTGAGCGGATGCGTCAACAACGGCTATCCGGCGGAAACGGCGGAGACGGTGTACGATCTCATCATGCGTTTCGCCGACTACGGCTTCCCGCGCTCTCATGCAGTCGCTTACAGCGTCATTGCCTTTCGGCTCGCCTATTTAAAGGCGCATTATCCGAAAGCATTCATGGCTGCGCTGCTTTCCGGGGTCATTGGCGATCACGACAAAACGGCGGCTTACATTCGCGAGCTGAAAGCGAAGCAAATCCCCGTGCTCCCGCCTTCTGTCAATCGCAGCGAGCAAGCCTTCACTTCCGAACAAGAAGGCATTCGCTTCGGCCTTTTGGCGGTAAAAAACGTTGGCATGCATGCGATCGACGAACTGACGAAGAAACGTCGATCCGGAATCTATCGGGATTTGTTTGATTTGTGTGCACGCGTTTCCTTGAAAAAGGTAAACAAGCGAACGTTGGAATCGCTCGTTTTTGCAGGCGCGATGGACGAATTCGGGGTCGATCGTGCAACGCTCATCACGTCTCTCGACCGTGCGGTCCGTTACGGCGAGGAAGTGGATGAAAAGGCGGGGAAGCCGCAAATGGACTGGTTCGGAGCAGGAGAAGGGCGGCCGAATTACGAAGAAGTGCCGCCATTAAACATGAATGATAAACTGAAGTTTGAAAAAGAAGCACTCGGGTTTTATTTATCGGCTCATCCGTTGGAACGTTATGCGGAAGCATTGAGGGGCATTCCACATCTAAAAATCGCTCAGATTGCGAAACGTTCGCCGAAACAACTCGTTCGAACGGCGGGGATGATCGTGAAAACGCGCCAGATTCGGACAAAAAAAGGGGATCCGATGGCCTTTCTCACGTTGAGTGACGAGACAGCGGAGATCGAGGTCGTCGTTTTCCCGAAATTGTATGCGCGTTGCGCGGGTATCGTCGATGAAGACCGGTTTTTGCTCGTAGAAGGTACGTGTCAAGACGATCGGCAGTCCCGAAGCTTGATTGCTGAACGCATCGTTCCCCTTGAACAATTGCCGGCGCAGGGAGGTGACGAATCCGAAAGCAAGCGTGTCGGTTCCTTGTTTTTGAAAATTGACGGCCGCCATCGCGAAACGGCGTTTTTGAATCGCATAAAAAAAGTGTTGCAGCGTTTTCGCGGCGAAGTTCCGGTTATCGTGTATTATGCAGACGAGAAAAAAACGATCAAGCTTCCGGAAACGTTCAACGTCGATGCAAGCGAAGCCTGCTTGAAAGGGTTGAAAGAAGAACTTGGCACGAACCATGTCGTTTTCAAGAAATAA